The DNA window TTTCAGAGTCTCTTCCTGTTACAGATTTTGCTTTTGAGAGTAAAAGAGGAATCAACAGTAGGGTGTGGCTTTGGTTTTAATCCAGAACCCTTTTACAGGTTCAGAAAATCAGTTTTGCAGAGTTCTCATGGGACCCAAGGGAGGGGCACCTATCGGGTTAATTGCACTTTTCTTCCCCAAGGCCCCCGCAGGGTGACAGTTACACCTCCCATTCTTAGCCAGTGGCTTCTGTGATTGAACAGAGAAATTGTTTTCTGACCTAAGACGAAAGGGTTGGTGGAAGAGTCATAGGTTAGAGATACGGATGcttcttttaaatcctttttcttttaaatcacccCATGATGCATGCGTCACTCTCCCCAACCAATCCCCCAAACCTTCACCTTCAGGGAGGAATCAGTATTTGGGTGTTCCCTGACCCTCTGGTCACCTTTCCTATAAAAAATTAACCTAGGCAGTGAATGAGCCAGATCCTTCCCCAACTCACCCGTTTCAGTCTTtacaagaacaaacccaagtGACAGTGGGGCGTCTGCGGGGACTTCTGCAGTGGCCTCTTCCTGTCCTGTTCCAGCCCTTGCAGTGGAGGAGGGacctgcattttaattttaagtgcCTGGGGGAGACAGGAGTCTGGATCCTGGCCTCTGCTTGAAACTCAAACACAATGCATACATCAAGGGCTGGCAGCCCGTGGAGAGAATTGGGGAGGCCCCAGGAGACCAGGTGCCCCGAGCAGCTGTGTACAGCTGTGCTCATGCTGGTCACCGGGGGGGAACCTCCTGGTTAAAGGTAACTGGCCCTTTCGTTGACCTGCAAAGTCATCCAAGAAAAGCCAGGCTCTCAGGGGAATCTCAATGCCCTGACAATCCAGGAATCTGCTCTGTGATACCTCAGTGGGGGCCACGTCGCTGGTACCCCCTGACATTTTCTTGAGGACGGGTGCACAGTGTACATATATCTCTGTGTGCTTTTCCCACTGGTGTGGGTCCCTCCAGCTGTAAACAGTGCTGTGTGGTCACGAGGCCGACGACGCCCGGACCGCAAGGCAACCCGGCAGTGATCAGCTACCACGGGTTTCCCTGAAGCTCAGTGCAGCCCTCACGCCGACGAGTTCCCCCGCGTGCAGAAGGACGTGGTGTGAGGGGGACGTGCTTGAGGGTCGAGGAGGTAGATAAGCTGAGTCTGCGCTGCTCCCCACGGGGCTCAAGAGCTTTGGCAGCCGAAGGCTCACAGCGCAGCTGACGTCCCGCTCCCTGCAGAGGGGACTCAGCGCTGCCGGCAGCACCCAGGCACAGAACTAGGAGGGGAGCAGCTCGGGCGCTTGGAAGTTCATCTGGGGCCCGCCTGGGCCCCTGAGACTCGCTGGTCTTGGAGGGCGCAGAGGCCTTGGGGGGCCCCCCGGGCTCTCGGCGGCGGCAGCGGAAGGCTGAGAGgtgcagcagcagcagagagagaggagcCGGGTCCGGACGGTGCGGGTGCAGAGGACGAACATGATGCAGTTGGCGCCCCCCTGAAAGGTGTTCCCGATCCCCtggcagggagaaaggaagaggcgTGAGCGCCAGGGCCGGGGCGGGCCTGAACAGCACACGCAGGGAGGCCGGGAAGTGCTGGGGACCCAGGACCCGGTCCTCCACCCCTTGAAGCTGGTCTGCGGGGGACCCTGGCCACGTGGGCCTTGGGCTGAGCACCGGGCAGGCCTGGACTTGCAGGCGTGTCCCCGGGTCTTCTGGGCTGGGAAGGACTCAGGGTCAGTCAACTCTCCCGGGGCTACTCCTAGGCCACTGGACAGCAACTCAACACCCCCGGGCTGCCCCCGAGCCACGCTGACCTTCCACCGTCTCTCGTCAAGGCTCCCTGTGGGGCAGAGCCCCCGGCCTGCCCACCCTGCTGGGGACAGGGACCTGACCCTGCCGACCCCGCGGTGGGGCCGGGAGCCgcgagggcgggggcggggcggggcggaccTACGTGCAGAACCACGAGCACCGGCGTCTGCACTGCTGGGGAGCCACAGAGGGTCAGGACGAACCGCACGGTGCTCCAGACCCGGAGGCAGATGAAGATGATCGGGATGAGGACCAGCTTCTTATCGGCCGCGGAGGTGCGGCGCCGGAGCTGGTGCGCCTGGGACACGAGGGGCCGGTACTCGGAGAGAGCCTCATGCTGCGCGAGGAACACGTAAAGCAGACGTGAGCAACGGGGCCCTCCCGCCCCCTCCaggcccctccagccccctccagccccaccgCAGGCTGCCCTCCCCCCGGGACGCGGAGGTCGTGAGCCGCGCAGTGCCTGACGCCGGCAGCCCAGGTTCCCACCTCTGCCCCGTCTCCTCCATCCACTACCGGCTCCACACCCCACGTGGGTGTCTAAAGCACGCCGGAAGCTTCTCAGGTCCGAAACACATGCCTGATCTCGACCCCCAGCCTGCTGCATGCTTCCCCATCTCAGCTAAGGGGAGCTCCGTCCTTCCAGCCGTCCAGGCCCCAAACTTGGGAGTGGCCTTTGGTTCCTCTCTCTGTGCGACAGCTCACGTCCAATCCATAAGCAAGCCCTGCAGGCCCTGCCTTCAAAACAGACCCAGACCTGGATGtccactgccactgccaccagCCTGGTCCAAGCACCACCACCACTTCTCTGGAGAGTTGCCACTGCTTCTTCGCTGGTCTCCCTCTATCGCCCTGAccaccccaccccgtccccacTGCAGTCTTACTCTCAACACAGAAGCAGTGTGGCTCGTTGAAAACCTAGGTCGGATCAAGCCAGTCTTCCACTCAAAGCTCTTGGTGTCTCCCCATTTCACACGTTCCTTACGATGTCCCCAACCCTGGTCTAGCTCTGACCTCATTCCTGCTACATACCCCCTGTTTACTCTTCTCCAGACACACGGGCTTCCTAATGCTCCAAACATGTCAGGcacaccccaccccagggcctttgcacaggctgctcCCTCGAgctggaatgctcttctccaaCCGTCTATGTGGCTCACTCCCTCACcctcttcaagtctttgctccaGTGTCGCCTTCTGGATAAGGGCTATCCTGTCAACCTATTTAAACTGCAAAGGTGTTTCCCAGCTGGTCCTGTCCCCACCTCCAGCTCTTTATCCTTGTCTGCTTTTCATAGCTCTTACCATCCTCCTTCCTGGACGCCATTCACCCTCGTTTATCAGGCCCATCGCTCATGATCCGCCTTCTCCTCCAGAAGGCAAGCCCCGCCTGTCCCCCGGCCCTGCtgtgtccccccaccccgccggcCTGCCCCGCAGCAGGGGCTCTTCCCAAAGCTGGGGCAGGAAGAAGAGGTGAGCAGCTGCCAGCTTTGGTTTCCCCGCTCCTCGGAATGCCCTTCAGTGACAGGAAAGGCAGTTCCAGATCACAACCGAATTtgtaaaaatagatgaaaaaaacaCTGCTCCATAACAAAGATGCGATTTTGAGCCTGGCCTTCTGTGGGGGACACTGAAGGCGCAGGTGAGGAGAAGAGCCACACCCCTTGGCATCTCTGGGCACCCAAGCTGCTGCAGCTCACCTGCTCTCAGAGCACCTGCTTCCTCCCCGGGGCCTTCAGCACCCAGAGAACGGCaccacccaccccctccaggaCCACACGGGTGGGCGGGGGAGCCGGGCACTAGCCGGGCGCTAGCCAGGGCTGCTGGTCCGCTCTTCCTCAGGGCAAAGCTCACCCAGTTCATTTATCTTTAGTTCTCCCTCCTAGCTAGAGGCAGGAAACGACCCGCACATTCTCACCTCCCTGCTCACTAGTATTCCTTTTCTCTGGAAACACCCGCAGAGTTGTAGGAGAGGACCATTCTCATATGGGGGGGTCAGCCTCACAGGCAGGGCCCCAGGCTTCCTGCCCCCGCTacaggaagggcagggaggaagacagacacacgagggactcccctggcggtccagtggttaagactctgggcaggagggagagctGGCGGTGCCAATTTAAAATCTGGTggtcagggggacttccctggccgtccagtggttaggactctgtgcttccactgcagggggcacgggttcgttccctggtcagggagctaagatcccgcatgcccctcaacatggccaaaaacaaacaaacaaacacatgaaaaggcaGCTGGGGGAGAGCATGGGGAGGTCCTGGGCAGAGCCTGGTGGGGCTCCTGGGAGCTTTCATCGGGGAGCCCGGAACCTTCCCAGGGCAACGGAAAAGAGGAGGTGAGAAGGGCAGCCCCGGCCCAGGCAGGAGACCAACTAAAAAACCCTAAGTAGACAAAGAGGATCTCAGACCCATCGCTAAGCCCTGCCAGCATCTCTGTCAACGACTCCAAGCTGAGCCAGAAGAGGGCGGCAGGGAGGGGTGAGAATCAGGTAAATTTTGGAGTAAAAAGAGAGAACCCAAAGTGTGCATCCCACATACAGGGTGGGGGTCAGGTGTCAGACAGCTGCAAGGAGCGCCTTACATCCTTGGAAATGACCGCTGAGCCAGCAGCACACCCGAAAGTCGAAAGTTGGGGACATTCTCGCCTACAATTTCAGCCTTGAAAACTCagagcaaaaaagaaacacaggcaCCACACCAgcagaatgagcttggaagtctATCCCCAGAGCTTTCACGAGGTTACTGCTCCAGCCCCGTTTCATCTTCCATTGTAATTACACTTCTGCCTCCTCCTAGGAGGGCAGGATCCATGCCTGAGTTCTCATTAGCATTCCCACCGACACACAGAGCTTTTgtgcatagtagatgctcaataaaaacgCACTGAATGAATGGTTGAGCGGACCAACGGATGGGCTAATCTGAGGCTTCTGGGGGTAGCAGTTTGCTTGTGGCTAGGAGAAAGCCCATACTTTACATGTGCGGAACCGGTAGTCCAGAGCAAAGAACAATTTGGCCAGATTATCAGAGGGAAACCATTCTTTCCTAGAACTTCTGGCCAGGAGTCTAGGAGACTTCAGAGCAGCCCAGCCTATTGATTTATGAATTCCTGAGAGCCTGAAAAGTCTACCACttataatattttcatcaccaAGGAGAAAGAAGTGAGTTATTTGTATCGCTGGTTGTGAAAGTCTGTGGCCTCCCCTCCTCAGGGGCATGCCAGTTCAATTCTTATTTGGCTACTGTTCATCTTTCAATCAAATTCCTCTCCAGGTTAAGCGACCGTGGTGATCTGTCCAGGAGGGGGCAGTAGAGAGCTGTGGCCCAGAACACAGGCTGAGCCCGCAGTCTCCTTGGTTTCACAGCAGCTCACTCTGAGTTGGGCGAGTCTGGGGAGCCCCTTAACTTCGGTGAGCCCCCGTTCCCTCATCCACAAACGGAGGATAACAGGACCCGCTCCCAACAGGGTTGCATAATTAGCAAACCAGACAACCCACGATGCTTATTAATTCAGCGCACGTCACGGTGCCTCAGGCACAGCAAACCCTCCGTCACTCTGGTCGGTCACCAGTCCTGTCCCCTACGGCAGCCAACCCTGATGCCGGGACACAGTGGCCACACAGAGCTCTGGGCCGGGGCCCCGTGGCGCACCTACCGCTCTGTTGATGTGCTTCCGGATGAGGAGGTAGAGCACGGGCAGCGTGACATAGGCGAGCATCTCCCACACCTTCCCGGTCAGCAGCATCCACAGCACGCGGTCCTCCGCCTCAAGGTCGATCCAGCACCAGCCCACGGACACATCCGACGCGTCGTAGCCGATCTTCTCTAACGTGACAGCCGCCACGGTGATGACCAGCGGAACCCCCCAGCTGAGGAATAAGGAGCAAACGGGAGGCGGTGAGGTCAGACCCGGCTCCCGGCAAAGCCAGCGAGGGCGAAGGGACCGGGATGCTGGGTAGGCAAGAAGGACGGTGCTCTCCCAAGCATGCAGCAGACAGTGTCCCTGGAGAAAGGAGGGGCGGGAGTCCTCAAATCCCCCAacccagccctgctctgcccaAGCCCTGCCAAACCCGGGACGCCCTGGCCTCCCACCTGGACAAACCCTCCCAAGCCCTCGGAGGCCGGGTTCTATTTCAGAATTGCCAGGCTCCTCGGAGGTTGGCGCTGGGATGCTGTGGCATCGGGACGGCCGGCTCCTTCCCGCACCGACGGGCCTGTGCACCGGCCCGCAAATGCCAGCACACCTGGCCAAGCCTCATCTACACACCCCGCCAACAGTCAGGCCCCCTTGGCCAGCCTGGGCCCAGAGGTGCACACACTGGTGTCTTGGGGTTGTCTGGGTCCCGTGCACCCGCAGCAGGAACTGGAAGAGGGGCCCTGGGCTCCGGGCGGACACATCTACTCGGTCCTGAGCCCTCCTTGCTCTATGGGAAGGGGCGGGCACTGGCAAGGGTCCAAGGGGGCCCACTAAAGCACAAAGCCTGGGCCGGGGGCCCCCTCTCAGTGCAGTGCTGGGCTGACTTTTCTAGAGTTTACTGCAATGGCGACACAGCTGGGATTAGGGCTGAGCCCCAAGGCCCCTCCCCAGTGGTCCCTGCACGAGTCTCCTCGCCAAGCCTTTTAAACCAGTCAGGGGGACACACAGGAGCTATGTGGCGGCCCGGCAGGGTGGTTAAGAGCTTGGACTGCGTTGCAACAGGCTGGGTCCGAGTCTCGGCCCTGCCCCGCGTGGCTGCAACACATCCGTGTTTTTCTCCACAAAGTGGGGATGATCACGGTGCCTGGAGCAGAGCATCGTTGTTGGTTGTCACAAGAATAAACTCATCAGCGTTACATCCAGCATGCGGGACAGGGTAAGCGTGTCCGCATTTACGACCAATGTTGTCAGTGAGGCTTGTCCCCAGGTCCCAGGATCCGGGCCTGCGGTGTAGCCACCAGGGATGCACGAGGCCTGTGtggtctctgcccccaggagGACACACGGGCCTACGTGGTAGGTCAGCCGCCCAGAGAACAAGCAGCAAGTAAACAGGACAGTGTCATCAGGAAAACGTTTAGTTCAGAAACTGGTTCTGTCTTGAGGGCTCTGTGTAAGGAATATCGGCTCTTTCTGAAAGAAGGTCATAGAACAATGATGAGGCCACAGTTGCACTTAGTCTGTTACCAGAACGAGGCTAGAAGGCCTGTGATTTTATAAGGTTCTCCAA is part of the Balaenoptera musculus isolate JJ_BM4_2016_0621 chromosome 1, mBalMus1.pri.v3, whole genome shotgun sequence genome and encodes:
- the GPR157 gene encoding G-protein coupled receptor 157 isoform X1; translation: MPPPAPPTELVPSERAVVLLSCALSALGSGLLVATHGLWPDLRSRARRLLLFLSLADLLSAASYFYGVLQDFEGPSWDCVLQGALSTFANTSSFFWTVAIALYLYLSIVRTSRGPGDGRLLCAFHVVSWGVPLVITVAAVTLEKIGYDASDVSVGWCWIDLEAEDRVLWMLLTGKVWEMLAYVTLPVLYLLIRKHINRAHEALSEYRPLVSQAHQLRRRTSAADKKLVLIPIIFICLRVWSTVRFVLTLCGSPAVQTPVLVVLHGIGNTFQGGANCIMFVLCTRTVRTRLLSLCCCCTSQPSAAAAESPGGPPRPLRPPRPASLRGPGGPQMNFQAPELLPS
- the GPR157 gene encoding G-protein coupled receptor 157 isoform X2 translates to MPPPAPPTELVPSERAVVLLSCALSALGSGLLVATHGLWPDLRSRARRLLLFLSLADLLSAASYFYGVLQDFEGPSWDCVLQGALSTFANTSSFFWTVAIALYLYLSIVRTSRGPGDGRLLCAFHVVSWGVPLVITVAAVTLEKIGYDASDVSVGWCWIDLEAEDRVLWMLLTGKVWEMLAYVTLPVLYLLIRKHINRAHEALSEYRPLVSQAHQLRRRTSAADKKLVLIPIIFICLRVWSTVRFVLTLCGSPAVQTPVLVVLHGGANCIMFVLCTRTVRTRLLSLCCCCTSQPSAAAAESPGGPPRPLRPPRPASLRGPGGPQMNFQAPELLPS
- the GPR157 gene encoding G-protein coupled receptor 157 isoform X3; the encoded protein is MPPPAPPTELVPSERAVVLLSCALSALGSGLLVATHGLWPDLRSRARRLLLFLSLADLLSAASYFYGVLQDFEGPSWDCVLQGALSTFANTSSFFWTVAIALYLYLSIVRTSRGPGDGRLLCAFHVVSWGVPLVITVAAVTLEKIGYDASDVSVGWCWIDLEAEDRVLWMLLTGKVWEMLAYVTLPVLYLLIRKHINRAGIGNTFQGGANCIMFVLCTRTVRTRLLSLCCCCTSQPSAAAAESPGGPPRPLRPPRPASLRGPGGPQMNFQAPELLPS